The sequence CGCGGCGACCACATGAATCGCAAGCGATGCCCGCGGATCGAGACCGAACCAAGCCTCTGTCACCTTGCGCTCCTTGACTGATTATTGGGGACCGGTGGGAAAGTATCCGTCCATCCGGCCAGAGTGTCAACTGTACTTGACACCCCGCGGCGCGCGCCACTTTGAGCCAGATCAAATCTAAATCATTCTTTTATCACGATATTTGTACACAAAGGTATACGCTTGATATAGCTTGTCAAAATTTGTATACAGGCCCATCACGCCTTGCGAAGACCGTGCCAGATCGCGTGCGCGACCCCGGGATCGGTCCGGTTCGCCCACCTCGCACGGCACGTTCAGACCGGCTCGTTGAGCGCAAGGATGCGGCCAAGGGCGGGATTGTCGTCGATCAAATCGGCCAGGGTCACACCGTCCAACGTCGCGTAAAAGGCCTCCAACGCGACCGAGATCGCCCCGTTCAGACGACAGCACGACGAGATCGGACAGGTATTGGCCGTGCGATCGAAGCATTCCGCAAACGGCACCCCGCTCTCCAACAGGCGAAAGACGCGGCCCACCGAGATCTCGGACGGGGCGAGACGCAGCGAGAAACCGCCGCTGCGCCCGCGCGTGGTGGTGAGGAAGCCCAGCTTTCCAAGTTGGTTGATCACAACGGCGACATGGGCCTCGGACGCGTGGGCGACCTCGGCAATGTCCTGCTTGCGCAAGGTCCGGCCCGGATTGACGGCGCAGGCCATCAAAACACGCATGGCCAGATTGGTTTTTGTCGTCAGGCGCATGCCGCCCCCTTTCCCGCTGGGTTTGTGCCCCATCGCATACAAAAATGATCTGCGACATTGATCCAGATCACATTTGCCCGACACAACAGTTTATAAAGCACAGTTGAAATGCGCCTTTTGAAACGACCCACCCCCGACCCCGCCAGCCGACGCCTGACCCAGGCCTTGGCCCCGCAAGCGCGTCGCATCACCAATGCCGCGCGGCTGACGACCGTTGCCGCCCTGCTCTGGCCGGTGATGGCGGCCGCCGTGGCGCTGGCCTTTGGCGCATTGGTCGCGGGCACGGCGACCCTGGCCACAATCCTGTCCGCGACGGCTGTCTTCGTCGCCGTCGGCGTCCTGCGCATGGGGCTGTCCTGGCGCGCGGCGGCGATGCTGGATCACGCGGCCGATGCGGTCCTGGCGACCGAGCGTGCGGCGCTCCTGGCGCGGCAAGAGCGCTTGTCGCCCCGGGCCGGGGGGCGCACCAATTCCGCCGCCGTGGCCGCGCTGCTGGTGGACAAGCTGCCCCACCTGCGCCCCCACATCATGCGCGCGCGGCCGGCGGCCATGCGGGCGGCGGTGGTGCCCCTGGCCTTGCTGATCCTCGCCCTGCCGCTGTCATGGGCGGTCGCATTGATCTTTCTGATCGCCGGCCCGCTCATCCCGGTCTTCATGGCGCTTGTGGGTCTGGCGGCCCGCGAAGCCAGCGAACGCCAGATGGACGAGATCGGCTCGCTCTCGGCGCTGCTGTCGGAACGTCTGGGCGCGCTTCTGGATATCCGGCTGCTCGACGCCCGCAGCCAGATGCTGTCGGATTTCGAAGAGCGCGCCGAAGGGTTGCGGGCGCGCACCATGGCGGTGCTGCGCGTGGCTTTTCTGTCCTCGACCGTGCTCGAACTTTTCTCGGCGCTCGGCGTGGCGATGGTGGCCGTCTTCGTGGGGTTCGCACTGTTGGGTGAAATCGGCTTTGGCGCGGGCGCGACACCGCTGACCCTGAGCCAGGGGGTATTCCTGCTGATGCTGGCGCCCGAGTTCTTCCAGCCCCTGCGAGACCTGGCCGCCGCATGGCATGACAAGGCCGCGGCCCTGGCCGTTGCCCGTGACCTGACCGAGATCGAGGCCGGCGACGAGGCCGAAATCCTCGGTGCGGGCGCCCCCGCCGATGCGCTGCCCGGCGCCGCGATCCGCATCGACGGCCTTGCGCTCGGGACCATGCGCTTCCCGGACCTCGAGATCGCCCCCGGGCAGTCCGTCGCCTTCACTGGCCCGTCGGGCAGCGGAAAATCGACGCTGATCGCCCTGATCGGTGGGCTTGTCGCGCCTGACGCCGGGCGCATCCGGATCGGGGACATCGAGCTTGACGCATCCAGCGCCGATGCATGGCGCGCTCAAGTCGCCTGGGTGCCGCAGGCCCCGCATTTCCACCCCGGACCGCTGCGCGATACGCTGACCCTCGGGCTGCCCGACACGGATGCCGATGCCATCGCGCGGGGCCTCGCCCTCGCCTCGGCCAGCGACATCGTCGCGCGGTTGCCGCAAGGTCTGGACACCCCCCTGGGCGAAAGCGGAACGGGCGTTTCCGGCGGTGAGGCGCGGCGCCTGATGATCGCCCGCGCCGCCCTGTCCGGCAGGCCGGTCATCCTGGCCGATGAACCGACGGCCGACCTCGATCGCGACACCGCGTCCGAGATCATCACGGCACTGTGCAGCCTGTCCGCGGGCGGGGCGACCGTGATCGTGGCCACCCATGACCCGACCCTCGCCGCGGCAATGACGCGCCACATCGCCCTGGCCCCCGATCTGGCGGAGAGTGCTGCATGAACCCGTTGATCAAACTGTTCCTGCTGCTCTGGCGGGAAGAGCGCGCGGCCCTGTCGCGGGGGCTGCTTTTGTCCGTGGCCGTTCTGGTGGCGGGCGGGGCCTTGCTGGGCCTGTCGGGCTGGTTCATCGTGGCCGCCGGCGCAGCCGGGATCGCGGGGATCGGCATCGCATTCGACGTGTTCCGACCCTCGGCCGGGGTCCGGTTTCTTGCGCTCGGGCGCACCGCCGCGCGCTATGGTGAGCGCCTTTTGACCCATGACGCGACCCTGCGGGCGCTGGCGCGGCTGCGCGTTCGTCTGCTGGACCGGCTGTCGGGGCGCGATGCACAGATCCTGTCCAGCCTGCGCAGTTCCGAGGCGTTGAACCGTCTGACCGCCGATGTCGATGCCCTCGATGGCATCGCGATCCGCCTTGCTTTTCCCATCGCGGCCGGGGCGGTCACGCTGTCCCTGGCCTTTGCGATGCTCGCCTGGCTTGTGACCCCGCTGGTCGCCACGCTCGTCACGGCACCGCTTGCGCTGGGGGCGGCGGCCGTTCTGCTGCTGACGGGCCGGGCCGGGATCGCGCCGGCCGCGCGCGCCGAAGCGGCGCGGCAGGCCTTTCGCAGCCGGACCATCGACCATTTGCGGGGCCGCACGGCGCTGGCCTTTGCCGGTGCCTTGCCCGTCTCGCGCGCGGCAGCGTTGCGCTCCGAGGTCGACGTGCGACAGGCCGAGCGCCATCTTGCACGGCTCGATCGCCGGGCCGAGGCGGTGGCGTCCTCGGCAGGGTTGACCGCGGCGGCTGGCGCCATGGCCATTGGCGGGGCCCTGGCCCTGGCCGGCACCATCACCCCGGCCGTCGCGGCGATCGGCGTCTTTGCCGCCCTCGCCCTGACCGAGGTTCTGGCCCCCCTGCAACGCGGCGTGGCCGAGATCGGGCGGATGCGCGATGCGGCCGGGCGCGTCATGCCGCTCCTGGAGCAGGATCCGCGCGCCCCGTCGCCCGCGCAGGCCGCACGGCAAAGCGAGCCTGGCCCCGCCCTGCAGGCCCATGACCTGACCGTCGCCCCACCGGGCAGTCAGATCGCGCTGCTGCCGCCCCTAACGTTCAGCGTCGCCGCCGGTGAAACCGTCGCGCTGACGGGGCGGTCGGGGCGCGGGAAATCGACCTTGCTGGCGGCCTTGTCGGGTCTGTCGCGCCCGCTTTCGGGCGACATCCTGCTGTCCGGGCAGCCCATAGACAGGCATGACGAAACCGAGTTGCGCCGCAAGCTGGGCTACCTTCCGCAACGCAGCGCCCTGATTTCCGGCACGATCCGCGAAAACCTGGCCCTGGCAGCCCCGGCGGCATCGGATGACGACATGACCGCCCTTCTCGAGGCGCTTGGCCTCTGGCCGGTCGTGGCGCGTGACGGTGGGTTGGACATGCGCCTGGGCGAGGCGGGCAGCGGCCTGTCCGGCGGTGAGACCCGTCGCCTGACGCTCGCCCGCGTGGCGCTGCGCCGCCCGGATGTTCTTCTTCTGGATGAGCCGACCGAAGGCCTCGAGGCGGGCATGTCGGCCTGGGTTCTGGCCGCGATCAGACATCAATTGCCAAGCGCCGCTATCCTTATCGCAACGCACCGACAGGCTGATATTCAAGCCTGCGACAAATCGTTGTCGATTTAAACTATATCCATTCTATACTTTTTTGATCTGCATCAAAGTGGACCATCGCATACCGCGCAAGAACCACCCTCGGAACGCGGAGGGATTCTCCTCTCGCGCGAGTCTGAGGAGACGGAGACATGGAGCTCGATGTTGTCGAGTTGTCGCGGCTGCAATTCGCGATGACAGCAATGTATCACTTCCTCTTCGTGCCGCTCACGCTTGGTCTGTCGATCATCGTGGCGATCATGGAGACGGTCTATGTGATGACCAACCGCCCCATCTGGCGGCAAATGACGAAGTTCTGGGGCACGCTGTTCGGCATCAACTTCGTATTGGGCGTGGCCACCGGCATCACGATGGAATTCCAGTTCGGCATGAACTGGTCCTACTACTCGCATTACGTCGGTGACATCTTCGGCGCGCCGCTGGCCATCGAGGGCCTGATGGCCTTCTTCATGGAGGCCACGTTCGTCGGTCTGATGTTCTTTGGCTGGGACAAGCTCAGCAAGGTCAGCCACCTGGTTGTCACCTGGCTGGTCGCCATCGGCTCGAACCTGTCGGCGCTGTGGATCCTGATCGCCAATGGCTGGATGCAGAACCCCGTCGGGGCCGAGTTCAACCCGATCACCATGCGGATGGAGATGACCTCGTTCTTCGAGGTGCTGTTCAACGAGGTGGCCCAGGCCAAGTTCGTGCACACCGTTTCCGCCGGCTACGTCACCGCCGCCGTCTTCGTGATCGGTGTGTCGTCCTGGTACATGCTCAAGGGGCGTCACCTGGACCTCGCGCGCCGCTCGATCGCGGTGGCCTCGTCCTTCGGTCTGGCCTCGGCCCTGTCGGTCGTGGTTCTGGGCGACGAGTCGGGCTATTCGGCCACGCATTCGCAGCAGATGAAACTCGCCGCGATCGAGGCCATGTGGCACACCGAGGAAGCGCCCGCGCATTTCACCCTTGTCGGCATTCCCGACCAGGACGAGCGCGAGACCCACTTCGCCGTCCATATTCCCTGGGCCATGGGGTTGATCGGCACCCGGTCGCTCGATGACGAGATCCCGGGCATCGACGAGCTGGAGGCGCGCGCCAACGATCGCATCCGCTCGGGCATCATCGCCTATGATGCGCTGGAAACGATCCGTGCCGATCGCGAAAACGTCGATCCCGCGGTGATGGCAACGTTCGAGGAACACTCGGCCGATCTGGGCTTTGCCTTCCTGCTGCTGCGCTACGTCGAGAACCCGCGCGATGCGACGGACGAACAGATCGCGATGGCCGCCGAAGACACCATTCCCGGCGTCCTGCCCCTGTTCTGGGCCTTCCGGATCATGGTCGGGCTTGGCTTCGCCTTCATCGGCATGATGGCCTATTTCTTCTACCGCGCGTCCTTCAGGGGCATGCAATTCCCGCGTTGGGCCCTGTGGGGGGCGGTCGTCGTCATCCCGACCCCGTGGATCGCGGCGGAAATGGGCTGGTTCGTGGCCGAATACGGACGCCAGCCCTGGACGGTGGACGGCATTCTGCCGACCGCGATGTCGGTCAGCCACCTGGGCGCGACCGAATTGCTGATCACGCTGGCCGGGTTCATGCTGTTCTACTCGATCCTGTTCGTGGTCGAGGTCGGGCTGATGGTGAAATACATCCGCAAGGGTCCCTACCTCGACGTCGAGGAAACGGATGCCTGGATGGCCCGTCACGAGCATCGCCTGCGCACCCATGACGGCAAGGTTCCCGGTGTCACCGGCCCTGCTGCAACCCCCGCGGAGTAAAAGACAATGATCCTTCATGAACTCATCAGCTATGATGTGCTGCGGGTCATCTGGTGGGCGCTGCTTGGCGTCCTCCTGATCGGCTTCGCGCTGACAGACGGTTTCGACATGGGGGTGGGCGCGCTCCTCCCCTTTGTCGGGAAAACCGACACCGAGCGCCGCATGGCGATCAACACCGTGGGGCCCGTCTGGGAAGGCAACCAGGTCTGGTTCATCCTGGGCGGCGGCGCCATCTTCGCCGCATGGCCGCCGCTCTACGCGGTCAGTTTCTCGGGCTTCTACCTTGCGATGTTCGTCGTGCTTGCGGCCTTTATCGTGCGGCCCGTGGCGTTCAAGTACCGCTCCAAGCGCGCCTCGCAGACCTGGCGCAACACCTGGGACTGGGCGCTGTTCGCCGGGGGCGCCGTGCCCGCGCTGATCTTCGGCGTAGCGGTCGGCAACGTGCTGCAAGGCGCGCCCTTCCACCTGACCGAGACGCTGTATCCGATGTATGACGGCGCGTTCTATTCCAAGTTCCTTGGGCTGCTGAACCCGTTCGCCCTGCTGGTCGGGGTCGTCTCGCTGGCGATGTTGCTGACCCATGGGGCGGCCTGGCTGGTCCTGAAATCCGAAGGCAACGTCGCCCAGCGCGCCCGCAACATCGGTTTCGTCACCGGCCTGATCACGCTGGCGGGCTTTGCGCTCTCGGGTGTCTGGCTGGCCATGGGCATCCAAGGGTATGCGCTGGCCTCCGAGGTTGTCGCCAACGGCCCCTCGAACCCGCTGCACAGCGAAGTGGTGCGCACCAACAGCTGGCTGTCGGCCTATTCGGAGCGTCCGTGGATCATCATCGCCCCGATCTTCGGCTTCCTCGGCACCGCGCTGGCCGTGCGCGGGCTGCGCGCAGGCTCCGAGGTCGGCACGCTGCTATGGTCGAAACTGGGCATCTTCGGCATGATCTCGACCGTGGGTCTGACAATGTTCCCCTTTATCCTGCCCTCGACGGTCGATCCGAACTCGTCGCTGACGGTCTGGGACAGCTCGTCCAGCCACCTCACGCTGTTCATCATGCTGATCGTGACCCTGATCTTCATGCCGCTGATCCTGGCCTACACGTCCTGGGTCTACAAAGTGCTGTGGGGCAAGGTCACCGAGGCCGATGTCACCGCCAACAGCGACACCGTTTACTGAAGGAGACACAAGAGATGTGGTATTTTGCCTGGCTTCTCGGCCTTCCCCTCGCCGCCCTCATCGCCGTGGTCAACGCGATGTGGCTGGAGATGAAAGAGGATCAGGTTCTCGCCGAAGAGAACGACCTCTGACACGACAGCTTCGAGTCCCTTCGAAGTCGGACTGGGCCGCACCCGAAAGGGTCGCGGCCCTTTTTTCTACATGTAGCGGGACATCAAGGCCGGCAGGTCGACGCGCGCGCCGATGCGCGTGCCCAACAGGTAGAGGCCGCCCATCTTGCGTTGCAGAAACAGCGTTTCCGCCGGCGGGATGTGCCACAACTCGCGCTCGGTCCCGATCTCCATGCCGCGGCGGCGCATCTTGTCGGCCAGGTCGTTGCCCTCGAACTCGAACGGAGCCGACATCGAGTCGAACCCGATCTCGGCCATGTCGAGAATGGTGTCCCGATGGTGATCCGCGAGATCGGGCTTGATGAAGTTCAACCGCTCCAGCGCCGTCATCGTCGCGTTACGATCACGATGGACACCCGCGATCATCAGATCGCGGTGGCCCTCGGCCACCTCGGCCGAGATCTCGCGGCTGGCGCCGAAATCCAGCAGCACCACCTGCCCGGTCTCGGGGCGCCAACGGTAATTGGCGAAATTGGGATCGGTCTGCATCAGGCGGAACTCGAAAAGCTCCCGCAAGGTCAGCTCGATCAGGGCCGAGATGACGTGATCGCGCATCGGCTTGGGCGCATGGGCGAGGGTTTCGATCGGCTCGGCCGCCTCGAAGGACATCGCCAATGCATCGGGCCCCGACAGGTCGGGGCGATGCGCGGGTACCGCGAAGCGATCATCATCGGTCAGCAGCGCCCGGAACCGCGCGAGGTAATACCCCTCGCGATCGTAATCGGCCTCCTCGTGCAACTGGCGCCGTGCCTCGGCCAGCAGCGGGCCCATATCCAACCCCTCCGGCATCAGGCCGGACCATCGGATCAGCGCCGCGACATTGTCCAGGTCGCTGTCGATGGCATCGCGCACGCCGGGGTATTGCAACTTGATCGCCAGCGATTGCCCATCGGCGGCGGTGGCGCGGTGGACCTGCCCGATCGAGGCCGCGGCCAGGGGCGTGGTGTCGAACCCCCGAAACTTGCGCCGGAACTGGGCGCCATAGGCAGTTTCGAGAACGGTCTTGAGCTGCTTGGGCGGCATGAAATGCGCATCCTGGCGCAGCCGCGCGAGAATATCGGCCAATTCCGGCGGCAGCATGTCGCCGGTTTCCATCGACAAAAGCTGCCCCATCTTCATGGCCGCGCCGCGCATATCGGCCAGTTTGTCCGCGACGCGTGTCAGGTTGCCGGGCGTCAGCAACAGCTTGTCCAGACGCGGGCGTTCGCCCCGCACAAGGGCGCGGGCCCCGCCGACGGCGACGCCGCCCGCCAACCCCGTTGCCAATCCCCCCATGCGTCCCATACGCGCCAGACGCGAGGACGGCACGGCGCGCGAGCGCGACACAGCTTTTTCCGAAGACATTGCAGATCCAATCGTAACCACTTGTCTCCGTTATTTAAGTCGCCGCCGGCTTGATGCGAGGGTCGGTGGCTGCGGCGTGTCGCCCCCCGCCAGCCCGATCCTCGGCAGGTGCCGATGCGCGGCGGTCCGGGCTGGGCAGGCCCCCGTCGTCGTGCCGGGCATGGCGGCCCCGACCGGCATGTTTCGCGCGATAGAGCGCCATGTCCGTGTCCATCTGCAACTGATCCGGGCTAGGGCGCCGCGCATATTGCGCCGTAGAGGCCATGCCGATCGAGGCCGACACATGGCATGTCACCCCATCAAAGGGGATCGGTTCCTCGACCCTTGCGATCAGGCGGCTGGCCACCTCGTCGATCGCATCCGGGTCAGTGCAGTCGCGCAGGATGACCAGAAATTCGTCACCCCCGACCCGGGCTGCGATGTCGCCGCGCCGCAACTCGTCGCGCAGAATGCGGCCGACCTGCTGCAACACCCGGTCGCCGGCGGCGTGGCCGTGGGTGTCGTTCACCTGTTTGAACAGGTCCAGATCCAGGTGCAGCAAGGCGAAATCGGCCGAAGCGTCGGCCAGAGATCGCGCCAACTCGATATCCATCGCACGCCGGTTGGCCAGACCGGTCAGATCGTCGGTCAGGGCCTGCGCCTCGGCCGCGAGGCGGGCGGCGCGCAATCGTTCGGTCAGTTGCCGCGACAGCCGCGCAATCGAGGCGTTCGCCTCGTGCAGATAGAGCAATTCCAGCGTCTGGTCGCAGGGCGAGAAATCGGCCTGGCTGAGATCGAACTCGGCCACCCCTCGCATGAAGCTCAGCCCCAGGGACATGTCCAGAAGGGCGCCCGAGCGCTCGGGCAATCGGCTGAGCACCCCCCGCATCGGCAGGTGCGGCGCGGCATGCAGCGCCAGGGCGAGGCGTTGCCCCTCCTGCTGCAACAGATCGTCGAAACAGGTGACCGAGGCCGGGCGCCGGATCTCGAGAATGGTCAGCAGGGGCATTCCTTCGAGTGGGTGATCGCCGAGCATCTTGGCGATCGTCGGCCCAGCATGGGCGACACGCCCGTCTTCGGCCAGCCACAGATGCATCGGCATCAGACGGTCCAGATCGCGCGGGGCAAGCGCGATGCGCGCGCCCTCGCCGGGCTGAGACGTGGTGCGTGGTCTGGTGAAGCCCAGGGTCATGGCGTCGTGCCCCCCAGCACGAATTGGCGGCCCTCGGCATATTGCGCATCCAGGAGTTGGACATGCAGGCATTCCTGCCCGGAATCGAAGCCGTCGAGACTGAGCAGGACGAGCGCGCCGTAATCATCGGCCATGGCCCGCAAGCCGCCCAGAAGGATGGGCGCGATCCCCGGCAGATCCCAACTGGCCCGGAGGTGATACGAGGACGGATCGAGGCAGGTGACGAAGATTTCCGGCAGTTCGAGATCGGGAATGGCGAGGCGACCACGTTCACGCAATTCCTCGAGCGACAGAAGAAAGTCCAGAAAGGTGGCGCCGCCAAATCGCAGCAGGCGCCGCAACGGCTCGAGCGCCGGGTCGGTCACCAGATAGGTCCCCAGATCCTCAAGCAGCGCGTTGGGGTGTTTGTGCAGGACAAGGCACGCCGCCTCGAAACAGGCCGTGGTCTGGCGATGGTCGTAGGTGAGCATCGCTTCGAACCCCTCGGGCGGGATGCCCGCCATGTCGCGGATTTCGTGCCACAGCCGACTGCCGTAATGGGCCGTGAGAAACCCCTGGAGGGCGCGATTGATCATGCCATGCATGTGGAGGCCTTGTGCTGCGTGATGTGCGGGGCGCACACGGCACGGCCCCGACCTCCACGACGCTAGACCAAATCCGTAAAGAAACAGTTGACGCCGTTCAGAAATCCGTAGGCGCGCCGCCCTGGGCCTTGCGCCGCGCGACGAAATCGGCCAGCTCGTCGCGGATCTCGGCGTCCATTGGCGGGGCCTCGAACTCCGCAAGGATGCGTTTGTAGATGCGATGCGCGCGTTCGACGGTCCAGACGCCGCCATCGCCGGCCCAGGCCTCGAAATTCCGCCAATCCGACGCGAAAGGCTGGTAAAAGGCATTCTGGTAGCGGGCCTGCGTGTGCGCACAGCCAAAAAAATGCCCGCCGGGGCCCACCTCGGCGATGGCGTCGATAGCCAGATCGTCCTCGGCCGTGGCTGTCAGCGCCGGTTCGAAATAGCGCTGGATCTGCTGCAACAGCTCGCAATCCATGACGAATTTCTCGGGGCTGGCGATCAGACCGCCCTCAAGCCACCCCGCCGCATGATAGACCATGTTGGCCCCCGATTGCACCGCGGCCCAAAGCGAGTTTCCGGTTTCCCACATCGCCTGACCATCCGGCACATTGGCCGCACAGACGCCCGAGGCGCGCATGGGCAACCCGTAATGGCGCGCCATCTGGCCCGTCATCTGGGTCGCCCGCATGTATTCCGGCGTGCCGAAGGCGGGCGCGCCCGACTTCATGTCGACATTCGAGGTGAACGTGCCGATGGCCACCGGGCAGCCCGGCGCGATCCATTGCAGAAGCGCGATGGCGGCCAGCCCCTCGGCCAGGCTGAGCGCGACGGCCCCGGCCAACGTCACCGGCGCCATGGCCCCCGCCAGAGTGAAGGGCGTCACCACCACGGGTTGCCCGCGCCGCGCCAGCCGCATGGCCCCGTCCAGCATCGGCCAATCATGTTTCAGCGGACTGACCGAATTGATGTTCGTATACATGCGCGGGGCAGCGTCGAACTCGTCATGGGTCAGGCCGCCCGCGATGCGCACCATTTCCATCACGTCCTCGACCCGTTCGGGCCCCAGCGAATAGGCATGGGCGACCTTGTCGGTCAGGGTCAGCTTTTCAAACAGGCAATCGAGATGCCGCACGCTGGCATGCACGTCAATGGGTTCCACCGGATAGCCGCCGGCGATGTGGATGCAGTTGAAATACTGCGTCAGCTTCATGAATTCGCGGAAGGTCGCGAAATCACCGGGGCGTTTGCCGCGTTCGAGATCCCATGCATTCGGCGGGGACGAGACGTTGACAAAGGTCATGTGGCGGCCGCCGATCGTGACCGACCGATCCGGGTTGCGCGGCGTGATGGTGAACTGCGCCGGCGCCTTGCCGACCATGTCCATCACGAAATCGGGGTCAAAGCGGGCGGTCTGCCCCTCGATCCGGCAGCCGGCGGCGCGCAGGTGCCCCAAGGCCTCGTCATTCAGGAACTCGATCCCGATCTCCGACAGGATGCGCATCGCACCGGAATGCAAGGCCGCGATGCCGGCCTCGTCCAACGGTTCGGTCGGGCGATCGGTATTGAGCGGGATGCGCCACGGCGTCTGCGCGATCGCGGGGCCGGCCGCCCGGCTGGTTCCTGTACGGCGGCCTCCGTGGCGGCGGCGGCGGGCAGGCGTGGCGTCGTTCATGGCAACCTCTCCAGATCGGGACGCAGCGCCTCCCGTCGTGCAAGGGTCACCTGTCGGGCAGTCGCATGTGTTTTCAGATAGCGACGGATCGGGTCGCTTTTGGTCCGGATCCTGCGGTTTCCGCGCCGTGATCGCCCATCTCGCGCAGCAAGACGGGCAGATGCGCGATATCGGGCAAGACGGCATCGGCATGGGGAGCGAGTTCGTCGGCAGGCGCAAGCCCGGTCAGAACGCCGACGACCTGCATGCCGGCGGCGCGTCCGGCCCTGAGGTCATGCAAACTGTCGCCCACCATGAGGACCTCGGCCGCATCGAGGCCCATCGTATCGGCGAATCCATGGCACATGCCGGGGTCGGGTTTGGCCCCGTAGCCGGTATCGAAGCCGGCCACGAAATCGAAATCGGCCGAGACGCCGGCGGCGGTCAGATGTGCGCGCGCCTCGACCTCGGCGGCATTGGTGGCGACCCCCAGTTTCATCCCCTCGGCGCGCAACGCGCGCAAGAGCGGGGCCAGCGGGGCCACCGGAACCATGGGCGCCTCGGCAGCGGCGGCGTTCATGCGATCGACCAGCACCGCAATGCCGGGCGCGGACAACAGCGGATCGAGCCGCATGGCCAGTTCCTCGAGCGTGCCCGCAATGACG comes from Roseibacterium elongatum DSM 19469 and encodes:
- a CDS encoding trimethylamine methyltransferase family protein; protein product: MNDATPARRRRHGGRRTGTSRAAGPAIAQTPWRIPLNTDRPTEPLDEAGIAALHSGAMRILSEIGIEFLNDEALGHLRAAGCRIEGQTARFDPDFVMDMVGKAPAQFTITPRNPDRSVTIGGRHMTFVNVSSPPNAWDLERGKRPGDFATFREFMKLTQYFNCIHIAGGYPVEPIDVHASVRHLDCLFEKLTLTDKVAHAYSLGPERVEDVMEMVRIAGGLTHDEFDAAPRMYTNINSVSPLKHDWPMLDGAMRLARRGQPVVVTPFTLAGAMAPVTLAGAVALSLAEGLAAIALLQWIAPGCPVAIGTFTSNVDMKSGAPAFGTPEYMRATQMTGQMARHYGLPMRASGVCAANVPDGQAMWETGNSLWAAVQSGANMVYHAAGWLEGGLIASPEKFVMDCELLQQIQRYFEPALTATAEDDLAIDAIAEVGPGGHFFGCAHTQARYQNAFYQPFASDWRNFEAWAGDGGVWTVERAHRIYKRILAEFEAPPMDAEIRDELADFVARRKAQGGAPTDF
- a CDS encoding diguanylate cyclase domain-containing protein, with product MTLGFTRPRTTSQPGEGARIALAPRDLDRLMPMHLWLAEDGRVAHAGPTIAKMLGDHPLEGMPLLTILEIRRPASVTCFDDLLQQEGQRLALALHAAPHLPMRGVLSRLPERSGALLDMSLGLSFMRGVAEFDLSQADFSPCDQTLELLYLHEANASIARLSRQLTERLRAARLAAEAQALTDDLTGLANRRAMDIELARSLADASADFALLHLDLDLFKQVNDTHGHAAGDRVLQQVGRILRDELRRGDIAARVGGDEFLVILRDCTDPDAIDEVASRLIARVEEPIPFDGVTCHVSASIGMASTAQYARRPSPDQLQMDTDMALYRAKHAGRGRHARHDDGGLPSPDRRASAPAEDRAGGGRHAAATDPRIKPAAT
- a CDS encoding heme NO-binding domain-containing protein; amino-acid sequence: MINRALQGFLTAHYGSRLWHEIRDMAGIPPEGFEAMLTYDHRQTTACFEAACLVLHKHPNALLEDLGTYLVTDPALEPLRRLLRFGGATFLDFLLSLEELRERGRLAIPDLELPEIFVTCLDPSSYHLRASWDLPGIAPILLGGLRAMADDYGALVLLSLDGFDSGQECLHVQLLDAQYAEGRQFVLGGTTP
- a CDS encoding HAD family hydrolase — encoded protein: MPIRGILFDKDGTLFDFEASWSEWAAGLFLDLAAGDPGLAEALADRAGYDMTRRRFLPGSPVIAGTLEELAMRLDPLLSAPGIAVLVDRMNAAAAEAPMVPVAPLAPLLRALRAEGMKLGVATNAAEVEARAHLTAAGVSADFDFVAGFDTGYGAKPDPGMCHGFADTMGLDAAEVLMVGDSLHDLRAGRAAGMQVVGVLTGLAPADELAPHADAVLPDIAHLPVLLREMGDHGAETAGSGPKATRSVAI